The sequence below is a genomic window from Pleurocapsa sp. PCC 7327.
GCTTGTTCCATTCGGTTGCCTCCCGATTCCAAACGTGCTTTTGACAGACCTGGCAAGCTTGCTTTTCTATCTCGGTTTGAGGATTTTTGAAGGCGGGATGATAGCGCAAGCGATCGCAGCAAACTTGCAACCAACTCCGCCAACCACCGCCGCGCCACAAATACACTTTTCCATTCAAACTGCTGCCGACCAGAATTTGTCCGTTGGAACTGAAAGCCACTGAGGTAGCTTCACTTTTGTAAATCTCGAAGGGTTGAGCGATGGGATTGCCTGAGAGATCCCATAGCCTAATCGTTCCGTCGCCGCCGCCGCTGACAATTGTCTGTCCGTCTGGATTGAAGGCAACTGAAGTGACGTAACTTTCATGACCCCGAAACGGTTCGCCAATGGGATTGCCTGAGAGATCCCATAGCCTAATCGTTCCGTCGCCGCCGCCGCTGACAATTACCTGTCCGTCTGGACTGAAAGCCACCGAATTAACCCGTTCCCGATGACCCTGAAAGGGACGAGCGATGAGGTTGCCCTTCAAATCCCACAGGCGGATGGTTTTGTCCCAACTGCCGCTAGCGATTTTCTCTCCATCAGGACTGAAGACAACTGAGGTGACATCTCCTTCGTGACCTCGAAAGGGACGAGCGATGAGGTTGCCCTTCAAATCCCACAGGCGGATGGTCTTATCCCAACTGCCGCTAGCGATTTTCTCTCCATCGGGACTGAAAGCTACCGAGGTAACGTCATTTTCGTGACCCTGGAAAGGTCGGGCGATGGGGTTGCTTGCCAGATTCCACAAGCGGATAGTCCTGTCCCAACTCCCGCTAGCAATTGTTTGTCCGTCGGGACTGAAGGCAACTGAGGTGACATCCCCCGCGTGACCTCGAAGCGGTTGACCGATGGGATTGCCTGAGAGATCCCACAACCTGACCGTTCCGTCGCCTCCTCCAGTTGCAAATATCTCCTCTTTGCCCTCTTTATCAACCGGGGTGGGACTAAAAGCCACTGACCAGACGGAAACTTCGTGCCCTTGGATAGGTCGATGAAGAGCATTGCCTCGGAGATCCCACAACCGCACGCTTTTGTCCGTACTGGCGCTGGTAACTGTTTGTCCGTCTGGACTGAAGGCAAGCGAACGCACGGAACTCGTGTGACCTCGAAGCGGTTGACCGATGGGGTTGCCTGAGAGATCCCACAACCGAACTACTTTGTCGCTACTCCCGCTAGCGATTAATTTTCCTTCAGGGTCGAACGCGATCGCGATAACATAATCCTCATGACCGCGAAAAGGACGACCGATCGTTTTGCCTTGCAAATCCCACAACCGAACTGTCGTATCCCAACTGCCGCTAGCGATTTTCTCTCCATCGGGACTAAAAGCGACGGCAGCGACTTTATCTTCATGACCCCGAAACGGTTCGCCGATGGAATCGCCAAAAAGATCCCACAACCTCACCGTTCCGTCGCCGCCACCGCTGACGATTGTCTGTCCGTCGGGACTAAAGGCAACCGAGGTAACATCTCCTTCGTGTCCTTCAAATGGCAGACCGATGGGGTTGCCTTGCCGATCCCACAATCGAACCGTTCCGTCGCCGCCACCGCTGACGATTGTCTGTCCGTCGGGACTAAAGGCAACCGAGGTGACATCCCCTTGGTGACCTAAGAAAGGGCGAGCGATCGCGTTTCCTTCGAGGTTCCACAGTCGAACCGTTCCGTCGCCGCTGCCGCTGACAATTGTCTGTCCGTCGGGACTAAAGGCAACCGAGGTGACATCCCCTTCATGCCCTCTAAAAGGTTGACCGATGGCGTTGCCTTGCCGATCCCACAGGCGCAAGGTTTTATCCCAGCTTCCGCTGACGATTATTTGTCCGTCAGGACTGACGGCAACTGCCTTGACTCTATCGTCGTGCCCTTGGAATATATTTTGCTCTCTTGCGATTTCCATCGCACTGTTTAGACAGGTTTGCACGACGGGAAGCATCTGCTGCGGAAATTTATCTGCATTTTCTCCTGTTGTTTGAATGGCCAACACTAGACCTTCTAGCGGTCGAACGGGCAATAAATTTTGCGCTCTCGCTGCTTGCTCTCGCAGCTTGGTTTCATCAAGTATCCGATTTAACTGTTGAATTTGTGTTTCTTTTGACTTCAGCGCCTGATTTTGCCGGGCGAGACTTGCGTCGAGAAATCGATCTTCGTCGGGACTCAAACCATCCACGGCTAAATTAAATAACCAAGTATTTCTCAGTTCGCAAGCTTTCTCTAATTTAGATCCATACCAAAGTTTTGTATTGGCTTGCTCTCGATCCTCTTGAGACAAAATTTTCCAGGCATCTGCTGCTTCAGTTAGTTGTTTTTTGATGACCAAAACTTGACGAGCTTCTTCTAACCAATCTCTCAGAAATTTCCACCGATGCAGCAAGGTTTCATGGATAATTTCTACTGAGTTCGTAGCGCGATCGCAGGTTAACAAATTCCCTTCAATTAGTTGTACGATCGCCGTTTGACTGATTTCATCATTGAAGTTAGATAGTTCTGCTCTTTGACTAACGGCAATTCCCTCGCGCCCCGATTCTTCTACATCGACAATCTTTACTAGCTTTAAAAAAATTTTCTTGGCGGCTATTTGTTCTAATTTAGAGAGACTATTATAGACTCGATTCGATTGATTTTGTAATGCCTTTTCAATCTTACCTAATTGCCTATAAGTGCTTAGTTTTAAAGTTCGCTTGTCAAGATCTTCACTGTGCCAAAGTAAGTTGAGTGCGTGTTGTAATAGAGGTAAAGAGTAGTTATACTCTCTAATGTCCTTAAGAATTTCTGACACTAATTCCTCTTCAAAAATTACTCCGTTTCTGGCAGCGGGTTGCTCGATCGCTAAACGCAGAGAGTTGGGGTCTATATTGGCGATCGCTCGAATATTTTTTCGATCTATTGTTATGTCTAAAAATTGAGGATAAGCACTGATTTTGTCTAAAAATTCGGTTTTGATTGCTAGAATAATTTTTATTTTGACAAAACTTTCAGACGTACGATCGAGATGATTATAGAGATGAATTAAACTATCAATAAATTTATCGGTCTTTTCGGTAGCACTAATCGTCAAGAGTTCTTCAAAGCGATCGATAAAAATAAGCCAGTAACTTCCATCATTTCTGGCTTGTAGGACTTGAAAAAATTTGCTCAGACCATCGACTTCTTCTCTAAGAATCAGTTCGGCTTCTTCTGGATTGCAATTTTGTCGAACGAGTGCCTTAAATAACGATACAAAAGGATTGCGATTGGGGTAACAAATAACCTCAATAAATTTTGACGGTAAATTGTTTCTAATTCTAGGAAGCAACCCCGCTTGAATGACTGATGTTTTCCCACTTCCCGAAGCTCCCAAAAGTAAAATTAAGTTTTTTTTGCATAACTCTTCGAGTAAGTGAAAAGTTAATTTATCTCGACCGAAAAAATAATCGCAATCTTTGGCTGTGAATGGCTTTAATCCTTTATAAGGCGAAGTCGAAATTAAAGGTCTACTTTTAATTTGCTCGGCAGAAATATCTAGAATCGGTGTTGGCGAAAAATGAAAAACATTCTGACCATCGCTGAGAGTAATAGTTTGGTTATGAAACTGAGGATTGGTTGACTTCCAAGCCATAGCTGGTTCTAGTAAATTTTAGGTTTGCAGGATTCTGGAGCTATTGCAGTTAATATTTGCCACAAATACCAAATTACGAATTTTTAATTGTTAATTGAAATATATTCTCTTGCTTGCAATGCGAACCAATCGCGATCGCAAACTCGCCCAACTAAAACTTCTCCAACGGTCGGAATGGATAAAACGGTGGCGATCGCTTTTTGAGGGTTTCATGATTTTTATTGTTGCAGCTCTTAAATTTATTAGAGCGCAAGAATTAGCCAATCGAACAACCGAGACTCTGAGCGGTATTGTTGCGCGTGTAAGCATTCCAAGTTCCTAACTCTTGGGCAGAACGACTGCACAGCATCGCTTTTGTTTCTTCGCTCAATCCTTGAACTAGCGTAAAATCGGCTCCAGCAATACTCTGCAATTGTTCTAAACTTGCATTTGTCAAATCGGCGGCTCGCAAATCCGCTCCCTGTAATTCTGCCCCAATCAGTCGAGCATTCCGTAAATAGGCTCCGGTGAGAAAAGCCCCTTGAAGATTAGCTCCGCTCAGAGCTGCTCCTGCCAAATTCGCCCCCGTTAAATCTGCGCCGCTGAGGTAAGCGCCTCGTAGGTTCGCCCCTCGCAGATCTGCCTCTCTGAGATTAGCCGTGTTGAGAAACGCGCCGCCTAAATTGGCTCCCGGTCCAACTGCACCAGAATTTTTGTAAGCAAATCCTTCAGTCCAAACGGTTTGAGAATCGTATCTAGCTAGTTGTAGCCTAGCACCTTCGAGTCGAGCATCTTTGAGATTGCATTGCTCTAGGCGAGCGCGAAATAAGTAACTATCTTCTAAATTAGCGCCTTCTAGGTTGGTGTTAATTAAATTCGCCCCCCGCAAGTCGGCGCCTTTGAGATTAGCGTTGCTGAGATTAGCGCCGTTGATGTGAGCGCCAATTAAGTTAGCCCCCCTTAAATCGACACCAGACAAATTCATCTCGGTGAAATCCATTCCCTGTAGGTTGGCATTGGCAAGACTTTTACCTTGCTTGAGGGTTTGTAAGATATCGCTAGATAAAGAATTCCAAGAACGGGAAGAGAACTGTTTGTGAATGGTCATAAAGTTTATCTGAAGGATGATTGATGTCAATTATCCTAAAATTTGTGCGATCGCGACCCTGAGTTTTATTGATTTTCTTATACTAAAGCTCGTTTACCTTTAGCTTAACTAACTCCGCAATCTCGACTGCGAACTCCGAACTCGGTAAAATCGAGCCATCGGGTGCTTCGAGGACAAATCCGGCATCGCGGAGCATTTCTAAGTCAGCACGAGCAGCTTGTCCGGCAGTAGTCAGATAATCGCCAATAAAGATAGAATTGGCTGGATATAAACCTAAAGGTTGAAGCGATCGCAAATGCACTTCCCTTCCTCCTGCAATTCTAATCTCTTGAGAAGGAAGGAGAAAGCGAAACAGACACAGAATTCGCAAACAGCGACGCGGGTTTAATTGTTGCACCTTGCCGAGGGGAGTTCCCGAAATGGGAATGAGAAAGTTAATCGGAACGCTAGTAACTTGCAACTCCCGCAGAGAAAGCGCCAAGTCGATGATATCGTCGTCTGATTCTCCCATACCGACAATTCCGCCGGAACAGGTTGTAATGCCTGCTGTTTGGACATTTTTTACCGTGGTGACGCGATCGCTAAACGTATGAGTAGTGCATATATTAGGATGGTAGTTTTCTGAAGTATTTAGGTTATGATTGATGCGATCGACTCCTGCCTCTGCTAGACGATGGGCTTGCTCTTGACTCAGGAGTCCCAGACATGCGCAGACTTTGAGGTCGTGTTTGCGTTTGATCTGGCGCACTGCCTCTAGAACTTTAGTAAAGACGGACTCGCTCGGAGAACGTCCCGAAATAACAAAACAAAACGTTCCTGCCTTTAATTGTGCCGCGCGATCGGCAGCAGCGAGAATTTTTTCCTGTGCTAGCAGGGGGTATTTTTCGATTTCTGCTGTCGAAATTTTCGATTGAGAACAGTAATGACAATCCTCTGGACATAAGCCACTCTGAGCATTGAGTAAAAAATGCAGCCGTACTCGATTTCCCCAATAGTGACGGCGCACGCAGTAAGCTGCTGCAAGCTGTTCGAGTAAAACCTCATCGGGTGCTTGCAAGACTGCTTGTGCTTCTTGACGGGTTAGGAGTTCGCCTCTCAGAGCGCGATCGGCTAGACGATTCCAATCGGGTAAATTACCAGAGAATTCTGTCATGGGTGTTTGATTGCTTTCAGGGGACAAGTATTATTAATTGTTCTACTACAGATGGAGTTTGTCTACTCATACAAAATCCTTGTTCAAAATATCTATGCGCCCAAATCTCCAGCAGCGTATTATTTTGGCTATTTTGCTTTTCTTGAGTACGAGCTAACGATAAAGTAGATCCGAAACTTAAGTCTCGAAAAAATCCAAATTATCGAAGAGAGGACTTATATTAAGTAAAATGGACGAACAATTGGAAGTTTTTTTCTCATTATTTACACCTGTCAGCGACCTAGCCACAGGAGAAATCGGTCGGAGGTTAGAAGCCGTTTTCGGTCGCCGTGGTAATGATAGCTTGTATGCCTTTGCGCCCGGCGCAGCTAGTCCGCCCCAAAATCAAAATGTCGATATTTTATTCGGGGACATATTTGACAACACTTTAGAAGAATTTGAAGTTATTTTTGGTATCCAGACTAGCCCCCAAGGCGGCAATCCCCTACTGATTCTAGAGAGGAATATCCCCTCTGTAGGAAGAGACCGTCACGTTCTCGGAGATACCACTACACCTTACTATTTAGGCGACCCAAATACTCTAACTACCTCGAATCTATTTGGGACTAATGAGTTTGCCGTCATTTACGATTTCGATCCCAATCAAGATACGATACAGCTCAACGGTTCAGCACAGGATTATGTCTTGCTAGAAGTGAATAATTTGCAGGTTGAAGGAGTCTCACAGCCGTTTTTTGGTGAAGCGATTTTTTCGCTTAGACAAGGAGTCCCCGACCTCGTCGGCTACGTGATTTCGAGAGATGAAGTCGATTTAAGTCTGAGGGCTAATTATTTCGAGTATGTGGGCAACCAACCCCCACGAAGACCAGAGCAGAGACGGGTTCAACAATTAGGGGGAGCTGGACTCGAACTCGGAATTGATACAGCTACAGACCCTTCGGGTAATGTCTACGTAACCGGAACGACTACTGGGACGATTCAAAATGGAACCACCTCCGCAGGGTTCTCAGATTTCTGGGTAGCCAAATACGACAGCCGAGGCAATCAGTTATTCATTCGGCAGTTTGGCAGTTCTGATAATGACTCGGTCTTAGACATCGCCACGGACAGTGCCGGGAACTTCTACGTGTCGGGAGCGACCCAGGGCAACTTGTTTGGTCCGAGGCAGTCACAATCACAGGATTCCTATGTAGCCAAGTACGATAGCAATGGCAATCTGTTGTGGGGGCGGCAATTTGGTTCTAATGTAATCCCTAATGCTTTTTCCAGTGCTGCTACAGCTCTTGATGTGGATGCACAAGGAAATGTCACTGCATCGGGATTGGGACTGAAAAATAACACTCGAACAAACATCTTTAATTTTCCCATTCAGGACGATTCTTACGCGCTCAGATTCGACACTAATGGCAACCAGCAGTGGTTTACGGAGATTAGAGATCCCGTAGCTCCTGCCCCTTTGAACGAAACTCCCTTTTTTGACGAGACATACGACGTTGCCGTCGATAGGAATGGTAATACCTACTTAGTCGGATGGACTCAGGGTTTAGTCAGAGAATCCGATCCTGGTCGAGAGGTTTCCAAGTATGATGTTTGGTTGGCGAGGCTCAATCCCAGCGGTCAGGTGCAGTGGGTTCAACAGTTGGGAAGTCAAGATTTGGGTCTTGAATTTCCTTGGGGAGTTGACACTGACAGCCAAGGCAATGTCTACGCGACTGGATGGACGACAGGCAATTTTCCGGCAGGTAGCCAAGCCAATCCTGCTTACGATATCTGGCTTGCCAGATTTAACCCAGCAGATGGCACTCCGACATGGATCAGACAGTTCGGCACTCCAGGCGATGATGGCTCCTTTTTAGCTGACATGGAGATCGACTCACAAGATGGGATCTACATAACCGGATATACCGACGATAGGCTCGGCGGACGCGGCAGAAATAGAGGAAGAAATGATGCCTGGGTGGCGAGATTCGACACGGCAGGCAACAATCAGTGGATTCAACGGTTTGGAAGTGCGGGAACCGACTACGCGACAGGCATTAGTGTAGATGCCAACGCGAGCAGAGTTAATGTGACTGGATTTACCGATGGTTCTTTAGGAGCTACCAATACTGAAGCTGTAGATGCCTGGTTCGCTCAGCTTGACGCTAGGCGGGGAAGAGTGCAAAGAGTGACTGGCTCTGCAAGGGATAGAATCGCTGGCGACGAGTCGGGTACAGCGCCTACTGAGGCTTCCCAACTTGTCCCCAGCCAGCAACTTCCCGCTGGTGACAATCGCGCTAATCCCAGTCAGGGGGTTCCTGGGAGTGTTGCAGTAGACCAACAGCGAGTTGAATCTGCGCTCGCTCGCATCTTCGATCCCAATGCGGCAAACGGTTTCCCCAGGGCTTTGGGAAATGCGGTTAGAGATGATTTTGCTAACTTTCTCAATCCCACCGACACTCATTCAGCCTCAGATCCAACTCTAACTCCAGCCGATGCCGATACAGTTGTAGCTTAAGTTCAGCTTCTAGAGGTTTTCAGCTTGAGGATCTTCAAAAACAGGCTTGATGAAAGCTTATTGAATTGATAATAATGACAGGAACGCGATCGCAGTTAACCTTAATTACTCGCAACAGAGAAACGATCGAGTGCAGACTTCCGATTGTCTTTAATTTGCTCCCACAAACTCTAAAATACGATCTGCTGTTATCTGAGGCTGTTCTAGATGGGGAACGTGACCGCAATTTTCTATCCAAACGAGTTGGCTATCGGGGAGCAACTGCTCGAATTGCATCGCTGCTTTCGTTCCCAAAATGCGATCGCACTTTCCCCATAAAATTAAGCTAGACTGCTGGATCTGCGATAGTTGAGTAGAAAAATTGCCATAACCGCCGCTTTTAGTGAAAGCAATCAACGCTTCTCGCCACCCCGGACAATTTAAGTGCAAAGCAGCACAGAGTTGAGCGTCTCGACTGGCAAAGCTTTTGTCATAGTAAGCGGCGCGACTGATGTTTTGACGGACTCTCGGATTGCGCAAAAACTCTGTCGCCCAGTAGTCCAAGGGAGGAAACATCAGTTTCCCTGCCATTGGAGAATTGCTTAATCCGGCACTATCCAAGAGAATCAATTTTTTGACGGCTTCTGGATAAGCTAGCGTAAAATCGATCGCGGTTGCCCCTCCCATCGATGCCCCAACTAAAATAACGGGCTGTTGGATGAGAGTTTTCCAGAAATAGTAAAGATGGGCTTTAATCTCTGCTGATGAAAACGATAATCCGGGAAGCCTTTGTGTAAAGCCAAATCCCAATAAATCAACTGCCCAAGTTTCTCTAGCTTGGACTAATAGCGGCATCAAGCGACGAAATTCTAGGAGCGAACTATCAAACCCGTGCAGTAATAGAAATGGCGTTTCTCCCCTTCCCTGACGAGTGTAAGTCATTGTTATGGATTGAGGACTGAGTGGCGTTGAGAGGGCATGAGATTCGATTTGACGAATTAGAGCGATCGAAGTCGATTCGGTTAGATTTTCGGCTTCTGAGGGAATAAAGCTGGGAAACATAAACAATAAAGCCGTATTTTAATAGCGATACCTCTTTATTGAAGTTTAAACCCAAGCACTCATTTTAGGTGCCTTACAGACAAAAGAAACGTCATTGATAATTCGCCATTCGCCATTAAAATCTAAAAACATTGAATTTATAGCTATAATCCATCTCTATTTCTCAATCGCAAACTGATAATTGCCAATTGCGAATTGCTATAAGATGTTTCGCTTCGCGATCGCTACGCTCAACATGACGTACTATACTTTTGGGCTCTGTACAGGACAAAAAATGAGAGTAGAGGTTGCAATAGGTGACAGAAAAAGGGTCTCATAGAAAGTTACCACACAATCGTTGAACCCCTATGAACCAAGTTAACCTACTGCGAGACAGTTTGAAACCCCTTCTCCCATGGCACGGTGCTCGACTCAATTTTCTGGCTTTGTTTTTAATTGCCCTCATCAGAGTTAAAATAGCGGTAGGGTTTAGGAGCGAGGCGAAAACTGGTTCAAACTATCAGCGATTACAACGGTTTTTCAAAAAATTCGACCTTGATTATTCTTTGATTGCTAAATTGATTGTTGCCTTAAGGAAAATT
It includes:
- a CDS encoding pentapeptide repeat-containing protein, coding for MTIHKQFSSRSWNSLSSDILQTLKQGKSLANANLQGMDFTEMNLSGVDLRGANLIGAHINGANLSNANLKGADLRGANLINTNLEGANLEDSYLFRARLEQCNLKDARLEGARLQLARYDSQTVWTEGFAYKNSGAVGPGANLGGAFLNTANLREADLRGANLRGAYLSGADLTGANLAGAALSGANLQGAFLTGAYLRNARLIGAELQGADLRAADLTNASLEQLQSIAGADFTLVQGLSEETKAMLCSRSAQELGTWNAYTRNNTAQSLGCSIG
- a CDS encoding alpha/beta fold hydrolase, which gives rise to MFPSFIPSEAENLTESTSIALIRQIESHALSTPLSPQSITMTYTRQGRGETPFLLLHGFDSSLLEFRRLMPLLVQARETWAVDLLGFGFTQRLPGLSFSSAEIKAHLYYFWKTLIQQPVILVGASMGGATAIDFTLAYPEAVKKLILLDSAGLSNSPMAGKLMFPPLDYWATEFLRNPRVRQNISRAAYYDKSFASRDAQLCAALHLNCPGWREALIAFTKSGGYGNFSTQLSQIQQSSLILWGKCDRILGTKAAMQFEQLLPDSQLVWIENCGHVPHLEQPQITADRILEFVGAN
- a CDS encoding SBBP repeat-containing protein gives rise to the protein MDEQLEVFFSLFTPVSDLATGEIGRRLEAVFGRRGNDSLYAFAPGAASPPQNQNVDILFGDIFDNTLEEFEVIFGIQTSPQGGNPLLILERNIPSVGRDRHVLGDTTTPYYLGDPNTLTTSNLFGTNEFAVIYDFDPNQDTIQLNGSAQDYVLLEVNNLQVEGVSQPFFGEAIFSLRQGVPDLVGYVISRDEVDLSLRANYFEYVGNQPPRRPEQRRVQQLGGAGLELGIDTATDPSGNVYVTGTTTGTIQNGTTSAGFSDFWVAKYDSRGNQLFIRQFGSSDNDSVLDIATDSAGNFYVSGATQGNLFGPRQSQSQDSYVAKYDSNGNLLWGRQFGSNVIPNAFSSAATALDVDAQGNVTASGLGLKNNTRTNIFNFPIQDDSYALRFDTNGNQQWFTEIRDPVAPAPLNETPFFDETYDVAVDRNGNTYLVGWTQGLVRESDPGREVSKYDVWLARLNPSGQVQWVQQLGSQDLGLEFPWGVDTDSQGNVYATGWTTGNFPAGSQANPAYDIWLARFNPADGTPTWIRQFGTPGDDGSFLADMEIDSQDGIYITGYTDDRLGGRGRNRGRNDAWVARFDTAGNNQWIQRFGSAGTDYATGISVDANASRVNVTGFTDGSLGATNTEAVDAWFAQLDARRGRVQRVTGSARDRIAGDESGTAPTEASQLVPSQQLPAGDNRANPSQGVPGSVAVDQQRVESALARIFDPNAANGFPRALGNAVRDDFANFLNPTDTHSASDPTLTPADADTVVA
- a CDS encoding tetratricopeptide repeat protein, which encodes MAWKSTNPQFHNQTITLSDGQNVFHFSPTPILDISAEQIKSRPLISTSPYKGLKPFTAKDCDYFFGRDKLTFHLLEELCKKNLILLLGASGSGKTSVIQAGLLPRIRNNLPSKFIEVICYPNRNPFVSLFKALVRQNCNPEEAELILREEVDGLSKFFQVLQARNDGSYWLIFIDRFEELLTISATEKTDKFIDSLIHLYNHLDRTSESFVKIKIILAIKTEFLDKISAYPQFLDITIDRKNIRAIANIDPNSLRLAIEQPAARNGVIFEEELVSEILKDIREYNYSLPLLQHALNLLWHSEDLDKRTLKLSTYRQLGKIEKALQNQSNRVYNSLSKLEQIAAKKIFLKLVKIVDVEESGREGIAVSQRAELSNFNDEISQTAIVQLIEGNLLTCDRATNSVEIIHETLLHRWKFLRDWLEEARQVLVIKKQLTEAADAWKILSQEDREQANTKLWYGSKLEKACELRNTWLFNLAVDGLSPDEDRFLDASLARQNQALKSKETQIQQLNRILDETKLREQAARAQNLLPVRPLEGLVLAIQTTGENADKFPQQMLPVVQTCLNSAMEIAREQNIFQGHDDRVKAVAVSPDGQIIVSGSWDKTLRLWDRQGNAIGQPFRGHEGDVTSVAFSPDGQTIVSGSGDGTVRLWNLEGNAIARPFLGHQGDVTSVAFSPDGQTIVSGGGDGTVRLWDRQGNPIGLPFEGHEGDVTSVAFSPDGQTIVSGGGDGTVRLWDLFGDSIGEPFRGHEDKVAAVAFSPDGEKIASGSWDTTVRLWDLQGKTIGRPFRGHEDYVIAIAFDPEGKLIASGSSDKVVRLWDLSGNPIGQPLRGHTSSVRSLAFSPDGQTVTSASTDKSVRLWDLRGNALHRPIQGHEVSVWSVAFSPTPVDKEGKEEIFATGGGDGTVRLWDLSGNPIGQPLRGHAGDVTSVAFSPDGQTIASGSWDRTIRLWNLASNPIARPFQGHENDVTSVAFSPDGEKIASGSWDKTIRLWDLKGNLIARPFRGHEGDVTSVVFSPDGEKIASGSWDKTIRLWDLKGNLIARPFQGHRERVNSVAFSPDGQVIVSGGGDGTIRLWDLSGNPIGEPFRGHESYVTSVAFNPDGQTIVSGGGDGTIRLWDLSGNPIAQPFEIYKSEATSVAFSSNGQILVGSSLNGKVYLWRGGGWRSWLQVCCDRLRYHPAFKNPQTEIEKQACQVCQKHVWNREATEWNKQGILKLEGQDFQAALDYFNRALEIDPYHRGVLYNRARVYANLGNFREAIRDLERIIEGMPTHAAAYFYRSQCYAELGDRSLALKDCQQAVFLYQQQGQGANYQKAIAYLHKLQRENRTIE
- the bioB gene encoding biotin synthase BioB, whose amino-acid sequence is MTEFSGNLPDWNRLADRALRGELLTRQEAQAVLQAPDEVLLEQLAAAYCVRRHYWGNRVRLHFLLNAQSGLCPEDCHYCSQSKISTAEIEKYPLLAQEKILAAADRAAQLKAGTFCFVISGRSPSESVFTKVLEAVRQIKRKHDLKVCACLGLLSQEQAHRLAEAGVDRINHNLNTSENYHPNICTTHTFSDRVTTVKNVQTAGITTCSGGIVGMGESDDDIIDLALSLRELQVTSVPINFLIPISGTPLGKVQQLNPRRCLRILCLFRFLLPSQEIRIAGGREVHLRSLQPLGLYPANSIFIGDYLTTAGQAARADLEMLRDAGFVLEAPDGSILPSSEFAVEIAELVKLKVNEL